In Lachancea thermotolerans CBS 6340 chromosome H complete sequence, a single genomic region encodes these proteins:
- a CDS encoding alpha-mannosyltransferase (weakly similar to uniprot|P39106 Saccharomyces cerevisiae YER001W MNN1 Alpha-1 3-mannosyltransferase integral membrane glycoprotein of the Golgi complex required for addition of alpha1 3-mannose linkages to N-linked and O-linked oligosaccharides one of five S. cerevisiae proteins of the MNN1 family) — protein MLRRFLHSLRGVKLPPSRMIVKLAMLLVVVAAAVVLYVQSAKLGHYSKVSKYSPDLEEMDAVRGGNNKHPYNFVDGTSLLQPIKGNKFSPLELIPGYDAEMKEKRKASWDFLARKHRFKTFTELTPKTQCYFFFQKMYQLNNAWSNNYNRWGFIINDEEEEQLSTVDDATKEAIHDKKRAVDIALGMERMRMYDTCFVLDESINVSELFKTLQQSDPNLSGFDQWDFERRMWPMLKPFDKSTFVDIMPNLISPSGVTIEKGYLPPLDSTPDYINNAVKYEYNEKLSFLANWNKMSSIVSRRGLVLGFGDQQLEMASKFIAQLRFIGNTLPIQVVHKGDLSRESIDALLKIAQSDKLTFPKTEYPNAQNVKQELWFVDMGPVLDPDVLNSFSRFKNKWLAQSFNLFEEYVFMDIDAISYVDLNYYFETHEYRQTGTLFFRDRYRGEPISEKCPAMAETLFPSFLENFYWHHYAAVDLDYVEDQCDKYLRPHEKVVKNYFIDNNQHQMESGLVVVHKTSHCVALMLSLMLHMTPALGGCSYGDKEFFWLGFYAAGHDFAFHGGRAGTAGTRKEDEKVNKYFQQKKYEICSVTIAHMSEHEGELLWVNGGAQSCKFDDAEKDWKNEKLGMSTKFSSLEELQRAYREPIDIQHGIIPAEKFDGWGQPDGRCQGYMHCARYEKHMKPYSFSKLHEKGTLIEFQPNKKARYNAINVVWVADYLRQDL, from the coding sequence ATGCTTCGACGCTTTCTTCATAGCCTACGGGGCGTGAAACTCCCACCCTCTCGCATGATTGTGAAGCTGGCAATGCTTCTTGTGGTAGTTGCCGCTGCGGTTGTGCTCTACGTGCAGTCAGCAAAACTCGGGCACTACTCTAAGGTTTCAAAGTATTCACCAGACCTGGAGGAAATGGACGCTGTCAGGGGAGGCAACAACAAGCATCCATACAACTTCGTGGACGGGACTTCGCTGCTACAGCCCATCAAGGGCAACAAGTTCTCGCCCCTAGAGCTCATCCCCGGTTACGATGCCGAAATGAAGGAGAAGCGCAAGGCCTCGTGGGACTTCTTGGCCCGCAAGCACCGCTTCAAGACGTTCACAGAGCTCACGCCCAAGACGCAGTGCtactttttcttccaaaaaatgTACCAGCTAAACAACGCGTGGAGCAACAATTACAACAGGTGGGGGTTTATCATAaacgatgaagaagaagagcagctctCGACCGTGGACGATGCCACAAAGGAAGCCATACACGATAAGAAGAGAGCAGTCGACATCGCCTTGGGCATGGAGCGCATGCGGATGTACGATACCTGTTTTGTGCTCGATGAAAGCATAAACGTCTCTGAACTCTTTAAAACTTTGCAGCAGTCTGACCCAAATCTTTCGGGCTTTGATCAGTGGGATTTCGAGCGTCGTATGTGGCCTATGCTAAAGCCCTTTGACAAAAGCACATTTGTGGACATCATGCCCAACTTAATCAGCCCTAGCGGTGTTACCATTGAGAAAGGGTACCTTCCGCCCTTGGACAGCACCCCTGACTATATCAACAATGCGGTAAAGTACGAATACAACGAGAAGCTGTCATTTTTAGCAAACTGGAACAAAATGAGTTCCATCGTGTCTCGGCGTGGTCTTGTGCTAGGTTTCGGGGACCAACAACTGGAAATGGCCTCAAAGTTTATAGCCCAGTTGCGTTTTATTGGTAACACTCTCCCAATCCAAGTTGTGCACAAAGGTGACCTTTCTCGTGAGTCTATTGACGCTCTGCTAAAGATTGCTCAGTCTGATAAACTCACTTTCCCGAAAACTGAGTACCCAAACGCACAGAACGTCAAGCAAGAACTGTGGTTTGTTGACATGGGCCCCGTATTGGACCCTGACGTTCTGAACTCGTTTTCgcgcttcaaaaacaaatggCTGGCTCAATCcttcaacctttttgaGGAATATGTCTTTATGGATATCGATGCGATAAGTTACGTTGATCTCAATTACTACTTTGAAACGCATGAGTACCGCCAGACAGGTACTTTATTTTTCAGAGATCGTTACCGGGGAGAACCGATTAGCGAGAAGTGCCCCGCCATGGCTGAAACTTTATTTCCAAGCTTCCTGGAAAACTTCTATTGGCATCATTATGCCGCTGTTGATCTCGACTACGTCGAGGATCAGTGCGATAAATACTTGAGGCCACATGAAAAAGTTGTTAAAAACTACTTTATTGACAACAACCAGCACCAGATGGAGTCAGGACTTGTGGTTGTTCACAAAACTTCGCATTGTGTTGCATTAATGCTGTCGTTGATGCTTCATATGACACCAGCACTTGGTGGGTGCAGTTATGGTGACAAAGAGTTTTTCTGGTTAGGGTTTTACGCCGCAGGACATGACTTTGCCTTTCACggaggaagagctggcaCTGCAGGgacaagaaaagaagatgaaaaagtGAATAAATACTTCCAGCAGAAAAAATATGAGATTTGCAGTGTAACCATAGCTCACATGTCTGAGCATGAAGGGGAGCTGTTATGGGTTAACGGAGGAGCCCAGTCTTGCAAATTCGACGATGCCGAAAAGGACtggaaaaatgaaaagcttggtATGTCAACGAAGTTCTCAAGTttggaagagcttcagaGGGCCTATCGTGAACCAATAGATATTCAACATGGCATCATACCCGCAGAAAAATTCGATGGCTGGGGGCAACCTGACGGGCGGTGCCAAGGTTACATGCATTGCGCCCGCTACGAAAAACACATGAAGCCTTACTCTTTCAGCAAGCTGCACGAGAAGGGAACACTCATCGAATTCCAGCCTAATAAAAAAGCAAGATACAACGCAATTAACGTGGTATGGGTTGCAGACTATCTAAGACAGGATCTATGA
- the LSM2 gene encoding Sm-like protein LSM2 (highly similar to uniprot|P38203 Saccharomyces cerevisiae YBL026W LSM2 Component of small nuclear ribonucleoprotein complexes involved in RNA processing splicing and decay), whose amino-acid sequence MLFFSFFKTLVDQEVTVELKNDIELKGTLKSVDQFLNLKLDNISCSNESKYPHLSSVRNIFIRGSTVRYVYLNKNMVDTNLLQDAARREAMSARK is encoded by the exons ATGCTgttcttctcctttttcaagactCTGGTGGACCAGGAGGTCACTGTGGAG CTAAAGAATGACATAGAGCTGAAAGGAACCCTGAAGTCGGTAGATCAGTTCCTCAACCTCAAGCTTGACAATATATCGTGCTCGAACGAGAGCAAGTACCCCCACCTGTCGTCGGTAAGAAACATTTTCATCAGAGGGTCGACAGTAAGGTACGTGTATCTCAACAAGAACATGGTCGACACCAACCTGCTGCAGGACGCCGCTAGAAGGGAGGCGATGAGCGCCAGAAAGTAA
- the NCL1 gene encoding tRNA (cytosine-C5-)-methyltransferase (similar to uniprot|P38205 Saccharomyces cerevisiae YBL024W), with protein MARRRNFKKGNRKTFGARDDSNAQKNWTELEKENPKWEKYYKDLGVIPENEWDDFKKTCQAQLPLTFRITGSRKHAHEVLALFEEKHLPGLTNVEFEGEQIQPPKRLPWYPENLAWQLDVSKQVIRKNEQFSKVQRFLVVENAVGNISRQEAVSMIPPIVLEVESHHSVLDMCAAPGSKTAQMIEALHSSEDEPTGFVVANDADARRSHMLVHQLKRLNSANLVVVNHDAQFFPRVKTDKETNQFLKFDRILCDVPCSGDGTMRKNVNVWKDWGTASGLGLHTVQLNILKRGLNLLKKGGRLVYSTCSMNPIENEAVVAAALRQWGDKIKLVDCSDKLPGLVRSKGISNWPVIDKAFEKKEKGDEGTTESWFPPSAEEAADFHLDRCIRVYPHQQNTGGFFITVIEKVGSDSVETAKRATTEEVADEAAVDKKQKTEDGASAAPSAPVKKEKLPRDANEEPFVFLDPKHPELEKCWSFYGIDEKFDKSTCLVRNAAGEPTRVIYYTSSSLKNIIEANEDRLKLVYSGVKLFVAQRSDIECSWRIQNEALQIMKHHMNRNRVVEANVECFKMLLIESFPRFEDMEKSHIDDNFVEKMKELSAGCAFIHVDRGEDKESMFLPVWNGTKCVNLMVCKESTQELLHRLFGIEVTSKKPAAEPKKEEGDASVEQEGKSEEIAGDDAEKSADTA; from the coding sequence ATGGCCAGAAGGAGAAACTTTAAGAAGGGCAATAGAAAGACCTTCGGCGCCAGAGACGACTCCAACGCTCAGAAAAACTGGACTGAGCTGGAGAAGGAGAATCCCAAGTGGGAGAAATACTACAAGGACCTGGGCGTGATCCCAGAGAACGAGTGGGACGACTTCAAGAAGACATGTCAGGCCCAGCTGCCCCTCACGTTCAGAATCACCGGCTCCAGAAAGCACGCCCATGAGGTGCTGGCTCTTTTCGAGGAGAAGCACTTGCCCGGCCTCACCAACGTCGAGTTCGAGGGTGAGCAGATTCAGCCTCCTAAGCGTCTGCCATGGTACCCCGAGAACCTTGCGTGGCAGCTTGATGTCTCCAAGCAGGTGATCAGGAAGAACGAGCAGTTTTCCAAGGTCCAGAGGTTCCTGGTCGTGGAGAACGCGGTCGGCAACATCTCCAGACAGGAGGCCGTCTCCATGATTCCCCCCATTGTCTTGGAGGTGGAGTCTCACCACTCCGTCTTGGACATGTGCGCTGCGCCAGGATCTAAGACCGCGCAAATGATCGAGGCTCTGCACTCCAGCGAAGACGAGCCCACCGGGTTCGTTGTCGCCAATGACGCCGATGCCAGAAGATCTCATATGTTGGTCCATCAGTTGAAGAGACTCAACAGTGCCAACTTGGTGGTTGTTAACCACGACGCTCAGTTCTTCCCTCGTGTCAAGACCGACAAAGAGACTaatcaatttttgaagtttgacaGAATCCTTTGTGACGTGCCTTGCTCCGGTGACGGTACTATGCGTAAAAACGTGAATGTCTGGAAGGACTGGGGCACAGCTTCTGGCTTGGGGCTTCACACTGTGCAGttgaacattttgaagagaggCCTCAACCTTCTGAAGAAGGGCGGCAGACTCGTGTACTCCACATGTTCCATGAACCCAATTGAAAACGaggctgttgttgctgctgcctTGAGACAGTGGGGTGACAAAATAAAATTGGTTGACTGTAGCGACAAACTTCCAGGCCTTGTTAGAAGCAAAGGTATTAGCAACTGGCCTGTTATCGATaaggcttttgaaaaaaaggagAAGGGAGACGAAGGTACCACTGAAAGCTGGTTTCCTCCAAGCGCTGAAGAAGCGGCAGACTTCCACCTAGATCGCTGTATCAGGGTTTACCCACATCAACAGAATACTGGTGGGTTCTTTATCACggtcattgaaaaagtggGATCAGATTCTGTTGAAACCGCCAAGAGAGCTACcactgaagaagttgctgatgaagctgctgttgacaagaagcaaaagacCGAAGATGGTGCTTCGGCCGCCCCATCTGCTCCAgtcaaaaaggaaaagCTGCCTCGTGATGCCAACGAGGAGCCTTTCGTCTTCCTGGATCCCAAACACccagagctggaaaagtGCTGGTCTTTTTACGGTATTgatgaaaagtttgataaATCCACCTGCCTGGTGAGGAATGCTGCCGGTGAGCCAACTCGTGTCATTTACTACACCAGCTCATCGTTGAAGAACATCATTGAGGCTAACGAAGACAGACTGAAACTAGTTTACTCTGGTGTTAAGCTTTTCGTTGCTCAGAGATCGGACATTGAATGCTCGTGGAGAATACAGAACGAGGCACTCCAGATCATGAAGCACCACATGAACCGCAACAGAGTTGTTGAAGCGAACGTTGAGTGCTTTAAGATGCTTCTAATCGAATCGTTCCCTAGGTTTGAAGACATGGAGAAGAGCCATATCGATGACAATTTCGTTGAAAAAATGAAGGAATTGTCTGCTGGATGCGCCTTTATCCACGTTGACAGAGGGGAAGATAAAGAAAGCATGTTCTTGCCAGTCTGGAACGGAACTAAGTGCGTTAACTTGATGGTTTGTAAAGAAAGCACTCAAGAACTACTTCACCGTCTATTCGGTATTGAGGTTACCTCCAAGAAGCCCGCGGCCGAACCtaaaaaggaagaaggTGATGCTTCTGTCGAGCAAGAAGGCAAGTCTGAAGAAATCGCCGGCGATGACGCTGAAAAGTCCGCCGATACTGCCTGA
- a CDS encoding uncharacterized protein (similar to uniprot|Q12298 Saccharomyces cerevisiae YDR061W Mitochondrial protein member of the ATP- binding cassette (ABC) transporter family transcriptionally activated by Yrm1p along with genes involved in multidrug resistance), translating to MANFIVRINSGLFKSSLQRSAPTLYSKPIKHFEIKPREKWVIWGAEKAKFLDVIGNKFLPDPPLSLEYGLKKGSFPRVEFVKFSGVIPTAHLSARYEYFKDDFDQTCEKFIKDNTAGSLAVDYEVSKTNRNIDLSLYSELLKDLKLKALEHRWTMGLSNGQMRRARLARSLLKEPDLTLIEDPFLGLDPSATDTISNFIGNYSRSCIVIGLRYQDTIPKWCTHVCCVDENGIAFQGQKSEVKDLMAETRKQYTSNVPGARQPKYQIKDLVSRHPLAQVPKHEIINMPSALELKGLDVSYKGEPVLKDLHWKVAPQSKWHVKGDNGTGKSTLLSLLTADHPQSWNSKVVENGRPRKTGSTDYFTINRNIAMSSPELHAIFVKNSRNGLITREALASGFQENSSNNFLPYYNVLSKEQKETLAIFADYFGINDLLSRRFEELSVSDQKLVLFVRCLLKMPKILILDEAFSAMETEPMQTCHEFLEYWPGTVFVVSHVPEETPRCDHYLRLISPGHYEIGDSTPFSRQAPR from the coding sequence ATGGCCAATTTCATAGTTCGAATTAATAGTGGACTTTTCAAGTCCTCCCTGCAACGTTCGGCACCAACTCTATATTCAAAGCCCATAAAGCACTTCGAGATAAAGCCTCGAGAAAAATGGGTGATTTGGGGGGCTGAGAAGGCAAAGTTTCTGGACGTCATTGGCAACAAATTTTTGCCAGACCCGCCCTTGTCGCTTGAGTATGGGCTAAAGAAAGGATCTTTTCCCCGCGTTGAATTTGTGAAGTTCAGTGGCGTAATACCAACAGCCCATCTGAGTGCTAGATATGAGTACTTTAAAGACGATTTCGATCAAACCTGCGAAAAGTTTATAAAGGACAATACGGCGGGGTCATTAGCAGTTGATTACGAAGTGAGCAAAACGAATAGAAATATTGATTTGAGTCTTTACTCCGAGTTGTTAAAGGACTTAAAGCTCAAAGCACTGGAGCACCGCTGGACCATGGGTTTAAGTAATGGCCAAATGCGCAGAGCACGCCTAGCTCGTagccttttgaaggaacCGGACTTAACACTCATCGAAGATCCTTTTCTGGGATTAGACCCTAGCGCAACTGAcacaatttcaaatttcatCGGGAACTATTCGCGAAGTTGCATAGTGATAGGATTGCGCTACCAAGATACTATTCCAAAGTGGTGCACTCATGTTTGCTGTGTGGACGAGAATGGCATTGCAtttcaaggtcaaaaaAGCGAGGTTAAAGATCTGATGGCCGAAACAAGAAAGCAGTACACAAGCAATGTCCCGGGTGCAAGGCAACCCAAGTACCAAATAAAGGACCTTGTTTCCCGCCACCCTCTCGCTCAAGTTCCAAAGCACGAAATTATCAATATGCCAAGTGCTCTCGAATTGAAAGGCCTTGACGTGTCTTACAAAGGCGAGCCTGTTCTCAAAGACCTGCACTGGAAAGTTGCGCCGCAGTCGAAGTGGCATGTCAAAGGTGACAACGGAACCGGTAAATCCACTCTTTTATCGCTTTTGACTGCAGACCACCCCCAGTCTTGGAACTCCAAAGTTGTCGAGAACGGCAGGCCACGGAAAACGGGAAGTACAGACTATTTCACAATAAACAGAAATATTGCAATGTCGTCCCCTGAACTTCATGCTATCTTTGTGAAAAATAGTCGCAATGGACTAATAACACGGGAAGCATTGGCGTCAGGCTTTCAGGAAAACTCCTCAAATAACTTTCTACCCTACTATAACGTTCTGAGCAAGGAGCAGAAAGAAACTCTAGCGATTTTCGCGGATTACTTTGGAATTAACGATTTGTTATCCCGTAGATTTGAGGAACTCTCTGTGAGTGATCAAAAGCTAGTACTCTTTGTGAGATGTCTTCTCAAGATGCCCAAAATACTTATCTTAGATGAGGCGTTCTCAGCAATGGAGACTGAACCGATGCAAACATGTCATGAATTTCTTGAGTATTGGCCTGGAACTGTTTTTGTGGTATCTCATGTCCCCGAGGAAACGCCTCGATGCGACCATTATTTACGCCTGATCTCTCCCGGGCATTATGAGATTGGTGATAGCACTCCTTTTTCTCGCCAAGCCCCGAGGTAA
- a CDS encoding uncharacterized protein (weakly similar to uniprot|P40083 Saccharomyces cerevisiae YER137C) yields the protein MGSQAQDPEQVSRAMDALARSILAKRVQDHKRKPERLRQLELLKQQFDALVLARQAQKEPAPRAPLLDAAQLDRELEQGLGFVERNGRNYVLLPLVGNPNPAPAAAPGATPAAPKHAKKKKNKIPCSYCHEAGHTRARCEKRLLGESGGL from the coding sequence ATGGGCTCACAGGCGCAGGACCCCGAGCAGGTTTCGCGCGCCATGGATGCGCTTGCTAGGTCAATCCTGGCGAAACGCGTGCAAGACCACAAAAGAAAGCCCGAACGGCTGCGGCAGctcgagctgctcaagcaACAATTTGACGCGCTCGTGCTCGCGCGTCAGGCGCAGAAAGAGCCAGCGCCGCGCGCTCCGCTGCTGGACGCAGCACAGCTAGACCGGGAGCTGGAGCAAGGACTTGGGTTTGTCGAGCGCAACGGCAGAAACTACGTTCTTCTTCCACTGGTCGGAAACCCGAATCCCGCGCCAGCCGCGGCCCCCGGCGCCACGCCTGCCGCGCCCAAACacgccaagaaaaagaagaacaagatcCCTTGTTCCTACTGCCACGAGGCCGGCCACACAAGAGCGCGCTGCGAGAAGAGGCTCCTGGGTGAAAGCGGCGGGCTGTGA
- the RRN10 gene encoding Rrn10p (similar to uniprot|P38204 Saccharomyces cerevisiae YBL025W RRN10 subunit of UAF (upstream activation factor) involved in promoting high level transcription of rDNA Upstream activation factor subunit) — MDRSVYEACSDLVEQFGHKVSADEILAQKVSNLVPIPFKSREDLELAALGDKKEGIYSGELAPRIDLKVLHYYATQLIVQKYPHLINCFDETALLTLGLLVEKWVEDYLRAQSDELRTNPARLIAKKTDYRKSPSDI; from the coding sequence ATGGACAGATCGGTGTATGAGGCGTGCAGCGACCTCGTGGAGCAGTTCGGACACAAGGTCAGTGCAGACGAGATACTGGCGCAGAAGGTCAGCAACTTGGTTCCCATCCCGTTCAAGTCGCGCGAAGATCTCGAATTAGCCGCGCTGGGtgacaaaaaagagggcATCTACTCCGGGGAACTCGCACCGCGGATCGACCTCAAGGTGCTGCACTACTACGCGACGCAGCTCATAGTGCAGAAGTACCCGCATCTGATCAACTGCTTCGACGAGACCGCGCTTCTGACACTCGGCCTGCTAGTGGAGAAGTGGGTCGAGGACTATTTACGAGCGCAAAGCGACGAGTTGCGCACGAACCCGGCAAGGCTCATCGCCAAGAAGACCGATTACCGCAAATCGCCGTCCGACATCTGA
- the GDI1 gene encoding Gdi1p (highly similar to uniprot|P39958 Saccharomyces cerevisiae YER136W GDI1 GDP dissociation inhibitor regulates vesicle traffic in secretory pathways by regulating the dissociation of GDP from the Sec4/Ypt/rab family of GTP binding proteins), producing MDESYDVIVLGTGLTECILSGLLSVDGKKVLHIDKQDHYGGESASVALSQLYQKFKQNPIPKDQMEAKFGRDRDWSVDLIPKFLMADGGLTKILVHTDVTRYIDFKQVAGSYVYNKGKIYKVPSNEMEAISSPLMGIFEKRRMKRFMEWISEYQEDDVKTHQGLDLDKNTMDEVYYKFGLGTSTKDFIGHSMALWTNDDYLQEPARPTFERILLYVQSVARYGKSPYLYPLYGLGELPQGFARLSAIYGGTYMLNTPVEKVLYDDDGKFQGVVTKEGTAKAPLVIADPTYFPEKCKSTGQKVIRAICILNHPVPNTSNADSLQIIIPQSQVGRKNDIYVAVMSDSHNVASKGFYLAIVSTIIETDTPHVELEPAFKLLGPIEERFMGIAEIFEPKESGSTDNVFLSRSYDSSSHFESMTDDVKDIYFRVTGHPLVLKKRPQEEEEEE from the coding sequence ATGGACGAGTCTTACGACGTTATTGTACTGGGAACCGGGCTCACTGAGTGCATCTTATCAGGCCTGCTGTCGGTGGACGGAAAGAAGGTTCTACACATCGACAAACAGGATCACTACGGCGGTGAGAGTGCCTCCGTGGCACTGTCGCAACTGTAccagaagttcaagcagAACCCCATCCCCAAAGACCAAATGGAGGCCAAGTTCGGGCGCGACAGAGACTGGAGTGTGGATTTGATCccaaagttcttgatggcgGACGGCGGACTGACTAAGATTCTGGTCCACACAGACGTCACGCGCTACATTGACTTCAAGCAGGTCGCGGGTTCGTACGTTTACAACAAGGGCAAGATCTACAAGGTGCCATCCAACGAGATGGAGGCCATTTCGTCTCCTCTAATGGgaattttcgaaaagcgGAGGATGAAACGGTTTATGGAGTGGATAAGTGAGTACCAGGAAGACGATGTCAAGACGCATCAGGGACTGGACCTCGACAAGAACACCATGGACGAAGTGTACTACAAATTCGGCCTCGGCACGTCCACAAAGGACTTCATTGGCCACTCCATGGCTCTTTGGACCAACGACGACTATCTGCAGGAGCCCGCTAGACCCACTTTCGAGAGAATCCTGCTGTACGTCCAGAGTGTAGCGCGCTACGGCAAGTCGCCCTACTTGTATCCGCTTTATGGGCTTGGTGAGCTGCCCCAGGGCTTCGCGCGTTTGTCTGCCATTTACGGTGGCACCTACATGTTGAACACTCCTGTGGAAAAGGTTCTTTACGACGATGACGGGAAGTTTCAAGGTGTTGTCACTAAGGAGGGTACTGCGAAGGCGCCGCTAGTGATCGCCGACCCAACCTACTTCCCAGAAAAGTGCAAATCCACCGGCCAGAAAGTCATCAGAGCTATCTGCATTTTGAACCACCCTGTTCCCAACACGAGTAATGCTGACTCACTGCAGATCATCATCCCACAGTCCCAGGTGGGAAGGAAGAACGACATATACGTCGCTGTGATGTCCGACTCTCACAACGTGGCCTCCAAGGGTTTCTACTTGGCCATTGTTTCCACAATTATCGAAACCGACACGCCTCATGTCGAGCTAGAACCAGCCTTTAAGCTTCTGGGCCCCATCGAAGAAAGATTCATGGGTATCGCTGAGATCTTTGAGCCAAAGGAAAGCGGTTCTACCGACAACGTATTCTTGTCAAGGTCATATGATTCGTCCTCGCACTTCGAGTCGATGACCGACGACGTGAAAGACATCTACTTCAGAGTCACTGGCCATCCGTtagttttgaagaagagacctcaggaggaggaagaggaggaatAA